The following proteins come from a genomic window of Paenibacillus spongiae:
- the spoVT gene encoding stage V sporulation protein T — protein MKATGIVRRIDDLGRVVIPKEIRRTLRIREGDPLEIFVDRDGEVILKKYSPIGELGDFAKEYAESLSESTNHITLISDRDNIIAVAGASKKEYMEKQIGSILESCMENRKTVTETGGGSYEVVKDTEENFSSFVASPIVAGGDPIGTVVLLSKDDSVKMAQMEVKMAETAAGFLAKQMEQ, from the coding sequence ATGAAAGCAACTGGAATTGTTCGTCGCATCGATGATCTTGGCCGGGTTGTTATCCCTAAGGAAATCCGCCGGACGCTGCGTATCCGCGAAGGTGATCCGCTGGAAATTTTCGTTGACCGGGACGGCGAGGTTATTCTGAAGAAATATTCGCCGATTGGCGAGCTTGGCGACTTCGCCAAAGAATATGCCGAGTCGCTCTCCGAGAGCACAAACCATATTACGCTGATATCCGACCGCGACAACATCATTGCGGTTGCCGGCGCATCGAAGAAAGAATATATGGAGAAGCAGATCGGTTCCATTCTGGAGTCCTGCATGGAGAACCGGAAGACGGTAACCGAGACGGGCGGAGGTTCCTACGAGGTGGTGAAGGATACGGAGGAGAACTTCAGCTCCTTCGTCGCATCGCCGATCGTAGCCGGCGGAGATCCTATCGGTACGGTTGTGCTGCTCAGCAAGGACGATTCCGTCAAAATGGCGCAAATGGAAGTCAAGATGGCGGAAACGGCCGCCGGCTTCCTGGCCAAACAAATGGAGCAGTAA
- a CDS encoding peptidylprolyl isomerase, translating to MLRTKPLKKGILLALTAVLVIVLAAGCGKKEEAPNTGGKPATGQTKAPGEGEGKVIATYKDGTVTDGEFNKYTSFFGIVNPQTAMYLSIPQLKEQFLREYVGYKILSTRLTLTDDEKKKAQEETDAFYTQVKTAMDQNPDLKKTVEDAKLSEADIKYFYNMIMSIMKSEESKVKDDAVKKYYEDNKNDYNLITARHILVATADSATGEELRTEEEALKRAKEVKAKLDKGGDWNALAKQYSDDPGSKDKGGLYENQEAKGWVPEFKDAANKQEINKIGEPVKTDYGYHVIKVEKRESTPFDKLTDEKKLAIKQTIAAENLNTFMTKELPDLITKIDLPKEEAPAGDGATNGGAANGGEAEGGAANDGKTNAPADDKKEEAK from the coding sequence ATGTTGCGCACTAAACCATTGAAAAAAGGGATACTCCTCGCGCTGACGGCTGTCCTTGTCATCGTGCTGGCGGCCGGCTGCGGCAAGAAAGAAGAGGCGCCAAATACTGGAGGCAAGCCGGCAACCGGGCAGACGAAGGCGCCGGGCGAAGGGGAAGGCAAAGTAATCGCCACCTATAAGGACGGTACGGTGACGGATGGCGAGTTCAACAAATATACGTCGTTCTTCGGGATTGTGAATCCGCAGACGGCGATGTATCTTTCGATTCCGCAGCTGAAGGAACAATTTCTGCGGGAGTATGTCGGCTACAAAATTTTGAGCACGCGCCTGACATTAACCGATGATGAGAAGAAGAAAGCGCAAGAGGAAACCGATGCGTTCTATACCCAAGTAAAGACGGCCATGGATCAGAATCCGGACTTGAAGAAGACGGTGGAGGACGCCAAGCTGTCCGAAGCGGACATCAAATACTTCTACAACATGATTATGTCGATCATGAAGAGCGAAGAAAGCAAAGTCAAAGACGATGCCGTGAAGAAGTATTATGAGGATAATAAAAACGATTATAACCTCATCACGGCCCGCCATATCCTTGTTGCGACGGCCGATTCCGCAACGGGCGAGGAGCTGCGCACGGAAGAGGAAGCGCTCAAACGCGCGAAGGAAGTAAAGGCCAAGCTGGACAAGGGCGGCGATTGGAACGCACTGGCCAAGCAATACTCCGATGACCCCGGCTCGAAGGACAAGGGCGGTCTGTATGAGAACCAGGAAGCCAAAGGCTGGGTGCCGGAATTTAAAGATGCGGCTAATAAGCAGGAAATCAATAAAATTGGGGAACCGGTCAAAACCGACTACGGCTACCATGTCATCAAGGTGGAGAAGCGCGAATCGACTCCATTCGATAAGCTGACGGACGAGAAGAAGCTCGCGATTAAGCAAACCATTGCTGCCGAGAATCTCAACACCTTCATGACCAAGGAGCTGCCGGACCTTATTACGAAGATCGACCTGCCGAAGGAAGAAGCACCGGCTGGCGATGGAGCGACGAACGGCGGAGCTGCTAATGGCGGAGAAGCCGAAGGCGGCGCAGCTAACGACGGTAAAACAAATGCGCCGGCAGATGATAAGAAAGAAGAAGCGAAATAA